A genomic window from Desulfovibrio gilichinskyi includes:
- a CDS encoding IclR family transcriptional regulator: MGEGRQIQSVVRALSILELYNSSTKELSVTEIANLLDLSKSTAFSLISTLAQKGYLEQNPRDSRYSLGLKLLRLGGQVRRHSILVRRATPFLEKLVQEFSETVHLTVERNGMVVYIEKIRGKNAIFMQSEVGAENPMYCTAVGKCLLAFMPETRRERLLKQMVPLERRGPNCITSVDELQQELETIRKRGFSIDDEEHVAGLMCIAAPIFAQNGEVVASVSLSGAKAGISSKMVAQVSETITTVAKQISAAI; this comes from the coding sequence ATGGGTGAAGGCAGACAAATACAATCAGTAGTTAGAGCGTTGAGCATATTGGAGTTATACAATAGCTCAACCAAAGAACTGAGCGTAACTGAAATCGCCAACCTGCTTGATCTCAGTAAAAGTACAGCTTTCAGCTTAATCAGTACCTTGGCTCAAAAAGGCTATCTGGAACAAAATCCCAGAGACTCCCGCTATTCCCTAGGACTCAAGTTGCTTCGACTCGGTGGACAAGTGCGGAGACACAGTATTCTGGTCCGTAGAGCCACTCCATTTCTGGAAAAACTTGTTCAAGAGTTTTCGGAAACAGTTCATCTGACTGTTGAACGCAACGGTATGGTGGTCTATATTGAAAAAATACGGGGGAAAAATGCGATCTTTATGCAATCGGAAGTCGGAGCAGAAAACCCCATGTACTGTACAGCTGTAGGCAAATGTTTACTTGCTTTCATGCCCGAAACCAGACGGGAACGATTGCTCAAACAGATGGTGCCGCTTGAACGGCGGGGACCAAACTGTATTACGAGTGTGGATGAACTGCAGCAAGAACTTGAAACAATCCGTAAGCGTGGATTCAGTATCGACGATGAGGAACACGTTGCAGGGTTGATGTGTATTGCAGCTCCTATCTTTGCGCAAAACGGAGAAGTTGTTGCTTCAGTCAGCCTTTCAGGAGCTAAAGCAGGTATTTCATCAAAAATGGTCGCTCAGGTGTCTGAAACGATCACCACCGTTGCTAAACAAATCAGCGCAGCCATTTAA
- a CDS encoding dihydrodipicolinate synthase family protein, with the protein MSLYSLEGIIPPVPTIFNDNGEFDSKGMGVFIDRLVESDVDGLLFLGSAGEFSQLTNAVRKQVAEFCVAKVAGRKPVIIGTGACGTAEVIELSEHAASIGADAVIVVNPYYSLMNEDRLYKHYRTIAESVSLPVVMYNFPALTGQDLSPALVKRIALDCPNIIGIKDTVDCISHIRDLIFQVKSARKDFKIICGFDEYLFTTLMLGGDGAIPGTSNFAPEITCGIYKAFKNNDMESLKTLIPRLSILSQLYTLDVPFSWLLKEAVRFTGSDIPTGVAAPATEPEEDIKKRFTEILAEAGL; encoded by the coding sequence ATGTCTTTATATTCTTTAGAGGGAATTATTCCACCAGTACCGACTATTTTCAATGACAACGGCGAATTCGACAGCAAAGGAATGGGCGTTTTTATCGACAGACTGGTTGAAAGCGATGTAGACGGCCTGCTCTTCCTTGGAAGTGCCGGTGAGTTTTCACAGCTCACGAATGCTGTTCGCAAGCAGGTTGCAGAATTCTGCGTAGCAAAAGTTGCCGGACGTAAACCCGTTATCATCGGTACCGGAGCATGCGGCACTGCGGAAGTTATCGAACTGAGCGAACATGCGGCTTCAATCGGAGCTGATGCAGTGATTGTCGTAAATCCATACTACTCACTCATGAATGAAGACCGACTGTATAAGCACTACCGCACAATCGCAGAATCCGTTTCTCTACCTGTAGTGATGTACAATTTCCCCGCTCTGACAGGACAAGATTTGTCCCCTGCACTGGTTAAACGCATTGCCTTAGACTGCCCGAACATCATCGGCATCAAGGATACGGTAGATTGCATCAGCCACATCCGTGACCTTATTTTCCAAGTCAAAAGCGCACGTAAAGATTTTAAAATCATCTGCGGATTCGATGAATACCTGTTTACTACCTTAATGCTCGGTGGTGACGGTGCTATTCCTGGAACATCAAACTTTGCACCTGAAATAACCTGCGGCATATACAAGGCTTTCAAAAATAATGACATGGAGAGCTTAAAAACACTGATTCCGCGCCTCAGCATTCTTTCGCAGCTTTACACGCTGGACGTACCATTCTCCTGGCTACTCAAAGAAGCTGTCCGGTTCACTGGATCAGATATTCCGACAGGCGTTGCAGCTCCTGCTACTGAGCCAGAAGAAGATATTAAAAAACGCTTCACAGAAATCCTCGCAGAGGCTGGCCTCTAA
- a CDS encoding TIGR03905 family TSCPD domain-containing protein produces MENIENINRGSKIIILKSENTYSADVETFIPQGVCSTMINFAVEDGKLVYVDFTGGCPGNLKAISALITDMPVQEIVGKLKGITCGNKSTSCADQLCKALDGYMK; encoded by the coding sequence ATGGAAAATATAGAAAATATTAATCGCGGTTCAAAAATTATAATTCTTAAATCTGAAAACACATATTCAGCTGATGTTGAGACATTTATTCCGCAGGGTGTATGTTCAACAATGATCAACTTTGCAGTGGAAGACGGTAAGCTTGTTTACGTAGATTTTACCGGTGGCTGTCCGGGAAATCTCAAGGCTATATCTGCGTTGATTACTGATATGCCTGTTCAAGAAATTGTCGGTAAGCTCAAAGGCATCACCTGCGGTAACAAGAGTACCTCTTGCGCCGATCAGTTATGCAAAGCTCTTGATGGGTATATGAAATAG
- a CDS encoding GntP family permease — MTPIFFLVVLAVAIIFLMLLIMKVKMHPVLALFFTSLGLGLALNNGIIGSVNLINAGFGGTLKGIGVTIILGSILAMGIQDTGAATAISNFFIRLFRGRALELAPALTAFIVSIPVFGDITMVLTAPIASILSVRKKISMSSMSAFISMGLGLTHGLVPPTPGILAIALMYGADLGLTIFWGTTISAIAFFGTWLILRGWAAKEWIAPREDFVEGFEPAKSDKIEDIVIHEPGLPNAFFSMLPILIPVVLITFASFAKVYMKDSGTSLTFFTSVGDRVIALLLGVVFTIILGFIKSEKVKAHHFRTTGNNDKSLKELIFGTWVGRGLMVALLPLLITAMGGAMGGILKAAPVIKELGVIVAGTSLLPILIPFFTASIIMTAVGSMTTAGLTAAAIVLPMMDSLGLSPVAATLSIGCGTMIFSHLNDSGFWIMTQFFNLNTKQGLKYLTLPRAIGGVIGIISLATFVSMGLI; from the coding sequence ATGACTCCAATATTTTTTCTAGTAGTTCTAGCAGTTGCTATTATTTTCTTAATGCTGCTGATCATGAAAGTAAAAATGCATCCAGTTCTTGCGCTTTTCTTTACCAGCCTTGGACTTGGACTGGCTCTGAATAACGGAATTATAGGATCGGTCAATCTGATCAATGCAGGGTTCGGCGGAACTTTAAAAGGCATTGGCGTTACCATCATCCTGGGTTCCATTTTGGCAATGGGTATTCAGGATACCGGCGCAGCCACGGCAATTTCCAACTTTTTCATCAGGTTGTTCCGTGGGCGCGCTTTGGAACTTGCCCCCGCACTTACAGCTTTCATCGTCTCCATTCCAGTATTTGGCGACATAACCATGGTGCTGACCGCTCCAATCGCCTCCATCTTGTCAGTACGTAAAAAAATATCAATGTCCTCCATGTCCGCTTTCATCAGTATGGGACTTGGACTTACTCACGGTCTGGTTCCGCCAACCCCCGGTATCCTCGCAATCGCCCTTATGTATGGCGCTGACCTTGGTTTGACCATTTTCTGGGGAACAACTATTTCCGCAATAGCATTCTTCGGCACATGGCTGATACTGCGCGGCTGGGCAGCTAAAGAATGGATTGCCCCTAGAGAAGACTTTGTTGAAGGTTTCGAGCCTGCCAAATCTGATAAGATTGAAGATATTGTCATCCATGAACCAGGACTGCCAAACGCCTTTTTCTCCATGCTTCCAATACTGATTCCAGTAGTACTGATTACTTTTGCATCTTTTGCAAAGGTATATATGAAAGACAGCGGAACATCTCTTACCTTCTTCACTTCCGTTGGAGACAGAGTTATCGCATTATTGCTGGGCGTCGTATTCACCATAATCCTTGGGTTCATCAAGTCTGAAAAAGTTAAAGCTCATCATTTCCGCACCACCGGCAACAATGATAAGTCTCTGAAAGAACTAATATTTGGAACATGGGTAGGCAGAGGACTCATGGTTGCTCTTCTTCCATTGCTCATTACCGCTATGGGTGGAGCCATGGGTGGCATACTTAAAGCTGCTCCGGTCATCAAAGAACTTGGTGTCATCGTAGCAGGAACAAGCCTGCTTCCGATTCTTATTCCCTTCTTCACAGCCTCGATAATAATGACCGCTGTGGGCTCCATGACAACCGCAGGTTTGACCGCTGCCGCTATAGTTCTTCCCATGATGGACTCACTTGGACTGTCCCCGGTTGCTGCGACTCTGTCCATCGGCTGCGGAACCATGATATTCAGTCACTTGAACGACAGTGGTTTCTGGATAATGACCCAGTTCTTCAACCTGAACACAAAACAAGGCCTGAAATACCTTACTCTCCCACGCGCTATCGGTGGTGTAATAGGTATCATCTCTTTAGCAACCTTTGTCTCGATGGGCTTGATATAG
- a CDS encoding ribonucleoside-diphosphate reductase: MTKQPVITRESAKMALEEHRRFQETVSSKKYQIRDSKGHLQEHSFGDVKNRLCREFLKHSSFENQENEQVCEMLQAGRFIPAGSILSGLGNDYAKCSLSNCYLAKIESDSLEGIFEAQKKLARTYSYRGGSGIDITILRPSGDPVNNAAVTSSGAVSFMPLFSELTNTIGQNGRRGALMISMDIRHPDTRRFIWSKSKPEEIFGVDSLTGKTQDVFGANISLKITDEFMQAVEDDKDWTFVFPEMNKVTGKICDAATLQLLPEVYNALDPQVGDRLEAEIIYKVTALDPEKYQIKVKPDLPVNEKQADLPEGTLLFSPSRRRNEKSDIFDPVNSVYNLLWDGDYSRWQEFGLPFKPYTTVKARGLLEEISSSAWQSGDPGILYQDTTQRNTPGTFIDPLRLKPMSTNPCGEQGLGYWNNCLLGAMVLFKYVVNPFTKEAQFDEDLFRDDLTRTVAFMDTMSDLNQSKHPLQQHRDADKYGKRIGIEFTGLGDMLAMLGMRYGSEESIDFIKKILRDKAITEISVSADIAGRFGVVEALKAPEARKRFLECPYITNLGLPKKLQKKIMDNGLRHTAFNTVGPSGSISIMSDNCTSGIEPAFLFSYTRETRLEAGKVFEFIHMPPLKWMLETNQEELFGKYTALQLKEKLNYVQSDELDYMDRIRLQAAVQEFTDSSISSTINLSEDTPRETIFQIYIEAWRHGLKGVTVFRNGCKKGVLSKKEDTQDADPTMLGQFPSLRERELNDIERAERHRVTWKGSKMYIIVSVDESGNPIEIFVKLPKEAGLTGSGIYNEQVFQEKYSLWETITRLTSLLLRVGMPIDRIITQLDRSSYNIIDAAAIISRILRNYISLDMDDQTIVSKELGSPCPECGKKAYVPEGGCKICKACGYTTCG; the protein is encoded by the coding sequence ATGACCAAACAACCAGTTATCACTCGTGAATCCGCCAAAATGGCCTTAGAAGAGCACAGACGCTTTCAAGAAACAGTCAGCTCTAAAAAATATCAGATCCGTGACAGCAAGGGACACCTTCAGGAACACTCATTTGGTGATGTTAAAAACAGGCTTTGCCGCGAATTTTTAAAGCACTCCAGCTTTGAAAATCAGGAAAACGAACAGGTGTGCGAAATGCTTCAAGCAGGACGCTTCATACCTGCCGGATCTATTCTATCCGGCCTCGGCAACGACTACGCTAAATGTTCCCTCAGCAACTGTTATTTAGCAAAAATCGAATCAGACTCCTTAGAAGGTATCTTCGAAGCTCAGAAAAAACTCGCACGGACTTATTCTTACCGCGGCGGCAGCGGGATAGATATTACCATATTGCGCCCTTCCGGCGACCCTGTGAATAACGCAGCTGTCACATCTTCCGGAGCTGTCAGCTTCATGCCTCTTTTCAGTGAACTGACAAACACCATAGGCCAAAACGGCAGACGCGGCGCACTCATGATATCAATGGATATCAGGCATCCTGACACCCGCCGTTTTATCTGGAGCAAAAGTAAACCTGAAGAAATTTTCGGTGTGGACTCCCTTACAGGAAAAACTCAGGATGTATTCGGGGCCAATATAAGCCTCAAAATTACTGACGAATTCATGCAGGCTGTGGAAGACGACAAGGACTGGACGTTTGTTTTTCCTGAAATGAATAAAGTGACAGGCAAGATATGTGATGCAGCGACTTTGCAATTGCTGCCTGAGGTCTATAATGCCCTTGATCCTCAAGTGGGAGATCGCCTTGAAGCTGAAATCATCTACAAAGTGACAGCCCTTGATCCGGAAAAGTATCAGATAAAAGTCAAACCTGATCTACCCGTGAATGAGAAACAGGCGGACCTTCCTGAAGGCACACTTTTATTTTCTCCTTCCAGACGGCGCAACGAGAAGTCAGACATCTTCGACCCCGTCAATTCAGTTTATAACCTTCTCTGGGACGGAGACTACAGCCGCTGGCAGGAATTCGGCCTTCCTTTCAAGCCATATACAACAGTCAAAGCACGGGGATTGCTTGAAGAAATCAGCAGTTCCGCATGGCAGTCCGGCGACCCGGGAATCCTTTATCAGGATACGACTCAGCGCAATACCCCCGGTACATTCATCGACCCTTTGCGCCTTAAACCAATGTCCACCAACCCCTGCGGTGAACAAGGACTCGGCTACTGGAACAACTGCCTCTTAGGAGCCATGGTTCTGTTCAAATATGTAGTTAATCCCTTCACGAAGGAAGCTCAGTTCGACGAAGACCTGTTCCGCGATGACTTAACGCGCACCGTTGCCTTTATGGATACCATGTCTGATCTGAACCAGAGCAAGCATCCTCTTCAGCAGCATAGGGATGCAGACAAGTACGGTAAACGGATCGGCATAGAATTCACCGGACTTGGCGACATGCTTGCGATGCTCGGCATGCGCTACGGCAGCGAAGAGTCAATAGACTTCATCAAAAAGATCCTTCGGGATAAAGCCATAACCGAAATATCTGTCAGCGCGGATATAGCCGGACGCTTCGGGGTTGTGGAAGCTTTAAAAGCTCCTGAGGCCAGAAAACGGTTTCTGGAATGCCCGTACATCACAAACCTCGGACTGCCCAAAAAGTTACAGAAAAAGATTATGGATAACGGTCTGCGCCATACGGCTTTCAACACCGTCGGGCCTTCAGGTTCCATTTCCATCATGTCTGACAACTGCACATCCGGAATCGAACCTGCGTTTCTTTTCAGCTACACCCGCGAAACCCGCCTTGAAGCTGGAAAAGTTTTTGAGTTCATCCATATGCCTCCGCTGAAATGGATGCTTGAAACTAATCAGGAAGAGCTGTTCGGCAAGTATACGGCTCTGCAACTTAAAGAGAAATTGAATTACGTTCAATCTGATGAACTTGACTATATGGACCGCATCCGTTTGCAGGCCGCTGTTCAGGAATTCACAGACAGTTCCATTTCTTCGACCATTAATCTTTCCGAAGATACACCACGGGAAACCATCTTCCAGATTTACATTGAAGCATGGAGACACGGCCTCAAAGGAGTGACTGTCTTCCGCAACGGTTGTAAAAAAGGTGTACTGAGCAAGAAAGAAGATACGCAGGACGCTGATCCCACAATGCTCGGACAATTCCCGAGCTTACGTGAAAGAGAGCTGAATGATATCGAACGGGCAGAGCGCCATAGGGTTACATGGAAAGGGTCCAAGATGTATATCATTGTATCCGTAGATGAATCCGGCAACCCTATTGAAATATTCGTCAAGCTGCCAAAAGAAGCAGGCTTAACCGGATCAGGTATCTATAACGAGCAGGTTTTTCAGGAGAAATATTCTCTATGGGAAACAATCACCCGTTTAACCAGTCTTCTGCTTCGCGTGGGCATGCCTATCGACCGCATTATTACGCAGCTGGACCGTTCCAGCTACAATATAATCGATGCGGCTGCCATTATCTCCCGCATCCTGCGCAACTACATATCACTTGATATGGATGATCAAACCATAGTTTCCAAAGAACTTGGAAGCCCATGCCCTGAATGCGGCAAAAAAGCTTACGTACCTGAGGGCGGATGTAAAATATGTAAAGCCTGCGGTTACACGACCTGCGGCTAA
- a CDS encoding aldehyde dehydrogenase family protein, which produces MDATAEYFDYYAGWARKYEGEVIQSDNPKENILLYRQPIGVVVGVCPWNFPFFVMARNVAPSLLTGCTIVLKPCSETPNTTFEFAKLISSIRLPKGMLNFVSGGGSSLGDALVRSPQVGLVTLTGSVDTGPRIISASAENITKTLLELGGKAPGIICADCAMDMAVKAVVDSRIIFSGQVSNCAERVYVEAEVYDEFMDKLLE; this is translated from the coding sequence ATTGATGCGACAGCCGAATATTTTGACTATTACGCCGGATGGGCACGTAAATACGAGGGCGAGGTTATTCAGAGTGATAATCCAAAAGAAAATATACTTCTCTATCGTCAGCCTATCGGTGTTGTTGTCGGTGTCTGCCCTTGGAACTTCCCTTTCTTTGTCATGGCCCGCAATGTAGCTCCTTCCTTGCTGACAGGTTGTACCATTGTTTTAAAACCGTGCAGTGAAACTCCGAACACCACTTTTGAATTTGCCAAGCTGATTTCCAGCATAAGGCTGCCAAAAGGTATGCTTAACTTTGTATCCGGCGGCGGTAGCTCTTTGGGTGATGCTTTGGTCAGAAGCCCTCAGGTAGGTCTGGTTACTCTGACAGGCAGTGTGGATACAGGGCCGCGTATCATTTCTGCTTCTGCTGAAAATATTACTAAAACTTTACTTGAACTGGGCGGAAAGGCGCCGGGTATCATTTGCGCAGACTGCGCCATGGATATGGCCGTTAAAGCAGTTGTTGATTCCAGAATAATATTCTCCGGCCAGGTCAGCAACTGCGCTGAGCGTGTCTATGTAGAAGCTGAAGTTTACGACGAGTTTATGGATAAGCTGCTTGAATAG